The Paraburkholderia sp. ZP32-5 genome includes a window with the following:
- the purT gene encoding formate-dependent phosphoribosylglycinamide formyltransferase, translated as MQIGQRIGTPLSESATRVMLLGAGELGKEVIIALQRLGVEVIAVDRYPNAPGHQVAHRAHVIDMTDRAALRALVEQERPHLIVPEIEAIATDELAAIEAEALAEVIPTARATQLTMNREGIRRLAAEELGLATSPYAFADSLDELRAGIAKVGYPCVVKPVMSSSGKGQSVLRSDADVEPAWQYALAGGRVNHGRVIVEGFIDFEYEITQLTVRAIDPASGAVSTYFCDPIGHVQVAGDYVESWQPQPMSPLALERSRDIAHKVTAALGGRGLFGVELFVRGDDVWFSEVSPRPHDTGLVTLCSQRFSEFELHARAILGLPVDTSLRAPGASAVIYGGRDEAGIAFEGVAAALAVPNADLRLFGKPESFVKRRMGVALATGENVDDARSRAKQAAAAVRPVSAK; from the coding sequence ATGCAGATCGGCCAACGGATCGGCACCCCCCTTTCTGAATCCGCGACGCGCGTGATGCTGCTCGGCGCCGGCGAGCTCGGCAAGGAAGTGATCATCGCGCTGCAACGGCTGGGCGTCGAAGTGATCGCCGTCGACCGTTACCCGAACGCGCCCGGTCACCAGGTCGCGCATCGCGCGCACGTGATCGACATGACCGACCGCGCGGCGCTGCGTGCGCTGGTCGAACAGGAGCGCCCGCATCTGATCGTCCCCGAAATCGAGGCGATCGCCACCGACGAACTCGCCGCGATCGAAGCCGAAGCGCTCGCCGAAGTGATCCCGACCGCGCGCGCGACCCAACTGACGATGAACCGCGAAGGCATCCGCCGCCTCGCCGCCGAAGAACTCGGCCTCGCGACCTCGCCGTACGCGTTCGCCGATTCGCTCGACGAACTGCGCGCCGGCATCGCGAAGGTCGGCTATCCGTGCGTCGTCAAGCCGGTGATGTCGTCGTCGGGCAAGGGGCAGTCGGTGTTGCGCAGCGACGCCGATGTCGAACCCGCATGGCAGTACGCGCTGGCGGGCGGCCGCGTGAATCACGGCCGCGTGATCGTCGAGGGCTTTATCGACTTCGAATACGAAATCACGCAGCTGACCGTGCGCGCGATCGATCCGGCGAGCGGCGCGGTCAGCACGTACTTCTGCGATCCGATCGGCCACGTGCAGGTGGCGGGCGATTACGTCGAATCGTGGCAGCCGCAGCCGATGAGCCCGCTTGCGCTCGAACGCTCGCGCGACATCGCGCACAAGGTGACGGCGGCGCTCGGCGGCCGCGGCCTCTTTGGTGTCGAACTGTTCGTGCGCGGCGACGACGTGTGGTTCTCGGAAGTGAGCCCGCGTCCGCACGACACGGGGCTCGTCACGCTGTGCTCGCAACGCTTCTCGGAGTTCGAACTGCATGCGCGCGCGATTCTCGGTCTGCCGGTCGATACGTCGCTGCGTGCGCCGGGGGCGTCGGCGGTGATCTACGGCGGTCGAGACGAAGCGGGTATCGCGTTCGAAGGCGTCGCGGCGGCGCTGGCGGTGCCCAATGCGGACCTGCGGCTGTTCGGCAAGCCGGAGAGCTTCGTCAAGCGCCGCATGGGGGTTGCGCTGGCGACCGGCGAGAATGTCGATGACGCGCGTTCGCGCGCGAAGCAGGCCGCGGCGGCGGTGCGGCCGGTGTCGGCGAAGTAA
- a CDS encoding DUF6726 family protein, translating to MAHESRGKTWRGMAGRLGTLGVLFALCAGLAGCGLAAAPCRIASAGLKIVPVVGHVAAAPTDACAGAIDP from the coding sequence ATGGCGCATGAATCGCGCGGCAAGACCTGGCGCGGCATGGCTGGCCGTCTCGGCACGCTCGGCGTGCTGTTCGCGCTATGCGCGGGGCTCGCCGGCTGCGGTCTCGCGGCCGCGCCATGCCGGATCGCATCGGCGGGGCTGAAGATCGTGCCGGTCGTCGGGCACGTCGCCGCCGCGCCGACCGATGCATGCGCCGGCGCGATCGATCCATGA